A window from Pelagicoccus sp. SDUM812003 encodes these proteins:
- a CDS encoding phosphoribosylaminoimidazolesuccinocarboxamide synthase: protein MISGEDLKAALPKQPVRDLVEPIDAPKIASGKVREIYDLDDAVLLVATDRISAFDVVLPGGIPGRGLILTQLSHFWFEQTKDICPNHIIPNETEILRDQLKLSTDSQLRSMAVRKLKPLEIECVVRGYIAGSGWASYQKDRTVCGIELPDGLQQASQLPEPIFTPTTKASEGHDMPVTANEAASIVGKEIFEKVREVSLKLYQFGHELADKAGIILADTKFEFGLDTVGNLYLIDEVLTPDSSRYWDKAEYQVGTSPASFDKQIIRDYLETLEDWNKTAPGPELPPEIVQRAQSRYLEVYSKLTSVA from the coding sequence ATGATTTCAGGCGAAGACCTTAAAGCAGCCCTTCCTAAGCAACCCGTGCGCGACCTGGTCGAACCCATCGACGCGCCAAAGATCGCCTCTGGAAAGGTGCGCGAAATCTACGATCTGGACGACGCTGTGCTGCTCGTCGCTACCGACCGCATCTCGGCCTTCGACGTCGTGCTGCCGGGCGGAATCCCAGGCCGCGGCCTTATCCTCACTCAGCTTTCTCACTTCTGGTTCGAACAAACCAAAGACATTTGCCCGAACCACATCATCCCCAACGAAACGGAAATCCTGCGCGACCAGCTCAAGCTCTCCACCGACAGCCAGCTGCGCAGCATGGCCGTGCGCAAGCTCAAGCCGCTGGAGATCGAATGCGTGGTTCGCGGCTACATCGCCGGCTCCGGTTGGGCCTCCTACCAGAAGGATCGTACCGTCTGCGGAATCGAGCTCCCCGATGGCCTACAGCAAGCATCGCAGCTCCCAGAGCCCATCTTCACCCCGACCACCAAAGCCAGCGAAGGGCACGACATGCCCGTCACCGCAAACGAGGCCGCCTCGATCGTAGGCAAGGAGATCTTCGAGAAGGTGCGCGAGGTCAGCCTAAAGCTCTACCAGTTCGGTCACGAGCTGGCCGACAAGGCTGGTATCATTCTTGCGGATACGAAGTTCGAGTTCGGCCTCGACACCGTCGGAAACCTCTACCTGATCGATGAGGTGCTCACCCCCGACTCCTCGCGATACTGGGACAAAGCGGAATACCAGGTCGGCACCTCGCCCGCCAGCTTCGACAAGCAAATCATCCGCGACTACCTGGAAACGCTCGAGGACTGGAACAAGACCGCTCCGGGACCCGAACTCCCACCAGAGATCGTCCAGCGCGCCCAATCCCGCTACCTCGAAGTGTACTCAAAGCTCACCAGCGTAGCCTAG